CTCGTGCAGCAGGCGGCCACCCAGCGGCATGTCACCGCCATCACGGTGCATGATGAGCTGAAGGCGTTCCTCATCGCACCCTCGCGATTGGAGGCCCTGCTGGAAGCGGAGCGCAAGGTGCGTCCCGCCCGGAAGCGGAAGTCGAAGCTTCGCGGCTCCCTGCGCATTGTCGGTGACCTGGAGGCTCCCGATGAGAGCCCCAGTCAGCGGCTCCAGCGCTCGGCCCTGACCTCCGCGGAGGTGCTGGAGCGTGAGTGAAGGCTACGTGCTCGACACGAATGCCCTTCTCTTCTACGCGGGTGACCAGTTCCAGAAGCTCGGGCCCACGGCGAAGCGCGCGTTCTCCGCCTTCGAGCACCGGCGCGGCTATCTGGTGGTCCCCGCGCCCGTCGTGCTGGAGGCGTGGTTGCTTGCCCAGGGCGGGAAGCTGCGTTTCCCCACGACACTGGACGCCTGGTGGGCGGACATCGACTGTCCGGAGCTGGTCCACGACCCCATGAGCGAAGCGGATGTCCGAGAGGCCGCCCGGCTCGACTGGGAACATCGGGACCACTTCGACCGGCTCATCGTGGCGGCGGCCCGCAGACTCGGACTGCCGCTCCTCACCCGCGACCGCGCCATCTCCGACTGGGCGCAGGACACCGGAGGCATCGAGGTCGCGTGGTAACAGGGTTCACGACGCCAGCTCGGGCGGCGCACGGAGCGCCCGGGTGAGCGCTTCGTTCAGCTCGCGCTTGAAGCTCGTGGTCATCCAGGCGTTCGGGATGGCATCGAAGCCGTGGATGGCCCCGGGGTAGACATGCAGCTCCACCGGGACTCCCGCTCGGGAGAGGCGGCGGGCGTAGTCCATGGACTCGTCGAAGAAGACGTCGAGCGAGCCCACGGCGATGAACGCGGGAGGCAGGCGCGAGACGTCCTGCCCGAG
This DNA window, taken from Corallococcus coralloides DSM 2259, encodes the following:
- a CDS encoding type II toxin-antitoxin system Phd/YefM family antitoxin, whose protein sequence is MQRIPLSEARSHLSALVQQAATQRHVTAITVHDELKAFLIAPSRLEALLEAERKVRPARKRKSKLRGSLRIVGDLEAPDESPSQRLQRSALTSAEVLERE
- a CDS encoding type II toxin-antitoxin system VapC family toxin; translation: MSEGYVLDTNALLFYAGDQFQKLGPTAKRAFSAFEHRRGYLVVPAPVVLEAWLLAQGGKLRFPTTLDAWWADIDCPELVHDPMSEADVREAARLDWEHRDHFDRLIVAAARRLGLPLLTRDRAISDWAQDTGGIEVAW